A genomic window from Anticarsia gemmatalis isolate Benzon Research Colony breed Stoneville strain chromosome 6, ilAntGemm2 primary, whole genome shotgun sequence includes:
- the LOC142973603 gene encoding uncharacterized protein LOC142973603 isoform X1 produces MPQWILVCCLFVIVYAQPSSDKEVSEKCLEINCVGEEYECINDKCYCADGFLPNHFQDRCLRCPGLGEKCFGPCCDKYGNTSLQCWQGVCQQCYDHLGKWTCRESIEQILLISSTQVVMGAALILGIIATFVLLYKLCGTPNLRPLGGRSNDEGRLSIGSLQLYVDERLRDAPPRYSRTPAAGSATYPAIAYLNAGFIHDSSIPPPPYTPEVKTDENQNTAVHI; encoded by the exons ATGCCGCAGTGGATCCTAGTTTGCTGTTTGTTTGTGATAGTGTACGCACAGCCTAGTAGTGATAAAGAAG TTTCAGAAAAATGCCTGGAAATTAACTGCGTTGGAGAGGAGTACGAGTGTATTAATGATAAGTGCTATTGTGCTGATGGCTTCCTGCCTAATCACTTTCAAGATAGATGCTTACGATGTCCAG GCTTAGGCGAGAAATGTTTCGGGCCATGTTGCGACAAATACGGTAACACCAGTCTTCAATGTTGGCAAGGAGTTTGTCAGCAGTGCTACGACCACCTCGGTAAATGGACATGCAG GGAATCCATAGAACAAATTCTTCTGATTTCCAGTACTCAGGTGGTGATGGGAGCGGCGCTAATCCTAGGCATCATAGCTACCTTCGTTCTGCTCTACAAACTTTGCGGCACTCCTAATTTGAG GCCCCTTGGAGGAAGATCTAACGACGAAGGTCGACTGTCAATCGGCAGCTTACAGCTGTATGTTGATGAAAGATTACGAGACGCACCGCCAAG ATATTCAAGAACACCAGCAGCAGGATCAGCTACTTACCCGGCTATAGCATATCTAAACGCAGGATTT ATTCACGACAGCAGTATTCCGCCTCCGCCATACACACCAGAAGTCAAAACGGACGAGAATCAGAACACAGCAGTGCACATATAA
- the LOC142973603 gene encoding uncharacterized protein LOC142973603 isoform X2 has protein sequence MPQWILVCCLFVIVYAQPSSDKEVSEKCLEINCVGEEYECINDKCYCADGFLPNHFQDRCLRCPGLGEKCFGPCCDKYGNTSLQCWQGVCQQCYDHLGKWTCSTQVVMGAALILGIIATFVLLYKLCGTPNLRPLGGRSNDEGRLSIGSLQLYVDERLRDAPPRYSRTPAAGSATYPAIAYLNAGFIHDSSIPPPPYTPEVKTDENQNTAVHI, from the exons ATGCCGCAGTGGATCCTAGTTTGCTGTTTGTTTGTGATAGTGTACGCACAGCCTAGTAGTGATAAAGAAG TTTCAGAAAAATGCCTGGAAATTAACTGCGTTGGAGAGGAGTACGAGTGTATTAATGATAAGTGCTATTGTGCTGATGGCTTCCTGCCTAATCACTTTCAAGATAGATGCTTACGATGTCCAG GCTTAGGCGAGAAATGTTTCGGGCCATGTTGCGACAAATACGGTAACACCAGTCTTCAATGTTGGCAAGGAGTTTGTCAGCAGTGCTACGACCACCTCGGTAAATGGACATGCAG TACTCAGGTGGTGATGGGAGCGGCGCTAATCCTAGGCATCATAGCTACCTTCGTTCTGCTCTACAAACTTTGCGGCACTCCTAATTTGAG GCCCCTTGGAGGAAGATCTAACGACGAAGGTCGACTGTCAATCGGCAGCTTACAGCTGTATGTTGATGAAAGATTACGAGACGCACCGCCAAG ATATTCAAGAACACCAGCAGCAGGATCAGCTACTTACCCGGCTATAGCATATCTAAACGCAGGATTT ATTCACGACAGCAGTATTCCGCCTCCGCCATACACACCAGAAGTCAAAACGGACGAGAATCAGAACACAGCAGTGCACATATAA